One genomic region from Candida albicans SC5314 chromosome 6, complete sequence encodes:
- the MED19 gene encoding Med19p (RNA polymerase II mediator complex subunit) has translation MTTLPNNTQSNDYYLINPENIYQSPKPTPKDNLIKLYGLIPVTKSLARTNPDGSKGVKLRKSYKNHIQDLPGKHQISPAKPIPPGLLDPSIEQHPDIIKPLDPELLNKALKFDRTPINGIPGFNSSDLAINDQQTLMRGDDMGEDEHGKKIKRKKKIQNGADPKRQHI, from the exons ATGACAACATTACCTAATAATACACAATCAAATGATTACTATCTAATAAATCCAGAAA atatttatcaatcaCCAAAACCTACTCCAAAGGACAATCTAATAAAACTATATGGATTGATCCCCGTGACGAAATCACTAGCTCGTACCAATCCTGATGGATCCAAAGGAGTCAAATTAAGAAAGTCATACAAGAATCATATTCAAGATTTACCAGGTAAACATCAAATATCACCAGCTAAACCAATCCCCCCAGGATTATTAGATCCTCTGATTGAACAACATCCTGATATTATAAAACCATTGGATCcagaattattaaataagGCATTAAAATTTGATCGCACACCAATTAATGGAATACCTGGGTTTAATAGTTCAGATTTGGCAATAAATGATCAACAAACTTTAATGAGGGGAGATGATATGGGAGAAGATGAACAtggaaagaaaattaaacGTAAGAAGAAGATACAGAATGGTGCTGATCCAAAAAGACAACATATATAA
- a CDS encoding uncharacterized protein (RING/FYVE/PHD zinc finger protein; Spider biofilm induced): MSTTIPTSSSLLQATETMSQSTYSSIPTSTANDFGSQNTTIGSTPSTVLFFLALAVGVLIALIFVFFTIRYFVRAKYGVNYVGLTRRGLYGYNHHVNGNNNGNQPPSSNIVNEHTFAQIFTTTEVQDQLDYIRQHHYLRGEIIDRRLNQDDEDSSNDAARQRQQQRRRRRQRRRRRGGRFARMKKLTAEEVELLFPKKTYHQWLNGGKEEDVENREDLFCEVKEEEQHHHEEDIQNENNGQSSSDDNNNNNNIGGTVVDDENHNCSSSQTEDNESTNTLFTARTSDMNNRNSSINNNNNNNNNNNNNNNNNNDNDEEIEMKQLNLAEVNSKNDSNDSQNSLHFDSGSCAICLEIIEDEDIVRGLICGHVFHAECLDPWLIRRRACCPMCKRDYLFKRDYQNHNGNNNNTAENTNTQNDQTNNNSSNEINEDDDEDDDDLHTIDFDIEEFRNNPSLQMMLQELIPPAERVRILLEDPRYSDLNFEERAREIAKRKYSNIFKIIWWKIMGISKLDFYHWGVLKLIEKHHHDHPEGTESTTENNQPQAQQQQQQQQDQQQDQDAADSASNSRNTHEARSSRDMEELGDVSEATRTETVMNRV; encoded by the coding sequence ATGTCAACGACGATACCAACGTCTTCATCATTACTACAAGCGACAGAGACCATGTCACAAAGTACATATTCTTCAATACCCACATCCACTGCCAATGATTTTGGATCACAAAACACTACCATTGGTTCAACCCCTTCAACAGTACTATTTTTTCTTGCATTAGCAGTTGGAGTTTTAATTGCCTTAATATTTGTCTTCTTCACCATACGATATTTTGTTCGAGCAAAATATGGTGTCAATTATGTTGGACTCACTAGAAGAGGACTTTATGGTTATAATCATCATGTTAATGGCAATAATAACGGAAATCAACCGCcatcatcaaatattgTTAATGAACATACATTTGCGCAAATATTTACCACAACAGAAGTACAAGATCAACTTGATTATATTCGACAACACCATTATTTACGTGGAGAAATAATTGATCGAAGATTGAATCAGGATGATGAGGACTCATCAAATGATGCTGCAAGACAAAGACAACAACAGCGAAGACGGAGAAGAcaacgaagaagaagaagaggtGGAAGATTTGCcagaatgaaaaaattaactgctgaagaagttgaattattattcccCAAAAAAACTTATCATCAATGGCTTAATGGTgggaaagaagaagatgttgaaaatcgagaagatttattttgtGAAGTGAAGGAAGAGGAGCAACACCACCATGAAGAAGatattcaaaatgaaaacaatgGTCAATCTAGTagtgatgataataataataataataatattggtggcactgttgttgatgatgaaaatcaCAATTGTTCTTCTAGTCAAACAGAAGATAACgaatcaacaaatacatTATTTACAGCTCGAACTTCAGATATGAATAACAGAAACAGCAgcattaataataataataataataataataataataataataataataataataataatgataatgacgaggaaattgaaatgaaacaattaaatcttGCTGAAGTTAATTCCAAAAATGATTCCAATGATTCTCAAAATAGTTTACATTTTGATTCAGGATCATGTGCTATTTGTTTAGAAataattgaagatgaagatatcGTTCGTGGATTAATATGTGGACATGTATTTCATGCAGAATGTTTAGATCCTTGGTTAATCAGAAGACGTGCTTGCTGTCCTATGTGTAAACgtgattatttatttaaaagagattatcaaaatcataatgggaataataataacactGCTGAAAATACGAATACCCAAAATgatcaaacaaataataatagcaGTAACGAGATAAATGAagatgacgatgaagatgacgatgatttacatacaattgatttcgatattgaagaattcaGAAATAATCCAAGTTTACAAATGATGTTACAAGAATTAATCCCACCAGCTGAAAGGGTAAGAATTTTACTTGAAGATCCGAGATATagtgatttgaattttgaagaaagagCTCGTGAAATTGCCAAACGGAAATATagtaatattttcaaaatcatatGGTGGAAAATAATGGGGATTTCTAAACTTGATTTCTATCATTGGGGTGTTCTTAAACTAATTGAAAAACATCACCATGATCATCCCGAAGGAACAGAATCAACTACTGAAAATAATCAACCACAagcacaacaacaacagcagcagcaacaagatcaacaacaagatcaaGATGCCGCTGATAGTGCCAGTAACTCTAGGAATACACATGAAGCAAGGAGTTCACGAGATATGGAAGAATTAGGTGACGTCTCTGAAGCAACAAGGACGGAAACGGTTATGAATAGGGTTTAA
- the TIF3 gene encoding Tif3p (Putative translation initiation factor; genes encoding ribosomal subunits, translation factors, and tRNA synthetases are downregulated upon phagocytosis by murine macrophage) has product MAPPKKNVKMDLGSFLADDTFGGGSWADEEVDLNTIGVSLETPSFAGSTAAPIGNVGGGNNTASAGSGFGSGSGSGFGNDEFKRERKEFPIPDQPPYRARVSNLPWEVEESNVIRHFEDRMQAKDIISDIVLPKDRDTGRLRGFAFVTFNDRALLEESLNLSMTEFQGRKIYVNVAAPPKGEDGDWRAGRSGSNRRGGEDREPAPELDWGAARNSQAELPPRQRSNRLGSGSGPSGESSSSSRPSRRQEVELDWGSARNSRDGLPPQRERSNRTPRKQEPEFDWNTARNTQAELPVRERERPQRENPDGTPRENSTRQTPRKQEPEFDWGAARNTKTSLPPRERLNRTGSNSGKKSTEPDFDWKRGQSLPSRNVSRSSGNRKDVKKDEQQNQPPKPQKSHFSVLNVEGEDEDEEEDEKKEVKESKQQIDNLQQATSKLTVSEGQEDGEGWEVVRK; this is encoded by the coding sequence ATGGCACcacctaaaaaaaatgttaaaATGGACTTAGGGTCTTTCTTGGCTGATGACACCTTTGGCGGAGGATCATGGGctgatgaagaagttgatttAAACACTATTGGTGTTTCATTAGAAACTCCAAGTTTTGCTGGATCAACTGCGGCTCCAATTGGTaatgttggtggtggtaacaATACTGCATCAGCAGGTTCTGGTTTTGGATCCGGTTCTGGTTCTGGTTTTGGTAATGATGAATtcaaaagagaaagaaaagaatttcCTATTCCTGATCAACCACCATATCGTGCCAGAGTATCTAATTTACCATGGGAAGTTGAAGAAAGTAACGTTATTAGACATTTTGAAGATAGAATGCAAGCCAAAGATATTATTTCCGATATTGTTTTACCAAAAGATAGAGACACTGGTAGATTAAGAGGATTTGCCTTTGTTACATTCAATGATCGTGCTTTATTAGAAGAATCCTTGAATTTATCCATGACTGAATTCCaaggaagaaaaatttacGTTAATGTGGCTGCTCCACCAAAGGGTGAAGATGGTGATTGGAGAGCTGGTAGATCTGGAAGCAATAGAAGAGGTGGTGAAGATCGTGAACCAGCTCCAGAATTGGATTGGGGTGCTGCCAGAAATTCTCAAGCTGAATTACCACCAAGACAAAGATCAAACAGATTaggtagtggtagtggtcCATCAGGcgaatcatcatcatcatctagACCATCAAGAAGACAAGAAGTTGAATTGGATTGGGGTTCCGCTAGAAATTCAAGAGATGGATTACCACCACAAAGAGAAAGATCAAATAGAACACCAAGAAAACAAGAACCAGAATTTGATTGGAATACTGCTAGAAACACTCAAGCTGAATTACCTGTtagagaaagagaaagacCACAAAGAGAAAACCCTGATGGAACTCCAAGAGAAAACTCTACTAGACAAACACCAAGAAAGCAAGAACCAGAATTTGATTGGGGTGCTGCCAGAAACACTAAAACCAGTTTACCACCAAGAGAAAGACTTAATAGAACTGGTTCCAACAGTGGTAAAAAATCAACTGAACCTGATTTCGATTGGAAAAGAGGCCAAAGTTTACCATCACGTAATGTTTCAAGATCAAGTGGTAACAGAAAAGATGTTAAAAAAGatgaacaacaaaatcaaccaCCAAAACCACAAAAATCCCATTTCAGTGTTTTAAACGTTGAAggagaagatgaagatgaagaggaagacgaaaagaaagaagtaAAGGAAagcaaacaacaaattgacaATTTACAACAAGCTACTAGTAAATTAACTGTTTCTGAAGGTCAAGAAGATGGTGAAGGTTGGGAAGTTGTTAGAAAATAA